GGCGAGTTCCGCGTCCCGGCGCCGGCGTTCGCACGGCTCGTGCCCGGCGCGGCGCCAGCGGTAGTAGGTGAAGGAGGCGGTGGAGAGTTCCCGCGGGACGCACTCGACCCCCAGGTGCGGGCTCTCGTCAACGAGCGCCGTCACCTGGGGCCGGGTCGGGTCGAGCTGCGCTGCGAAAAAAGCCGAGGCCGTCCGCAGAACCTCGTTCGAGACGCGATACATCCGCACCGCACGCTTACGCGACTCCAGCGAGTGCTTTCTGGGGGCAGCTCATGGAACAGGGACTCCCTTTGCCGCAACGCACTCGTACACGGACGGCCCGCCGGCAGCTCTGCTTCCGGCGGGCCGTTCTCACGCGTTCTCAGCCATCAGCCATCAGCCATCAGCCATCAGGCCTCAGACCTCAGACCTCAGGCGGGCCGTTCGGTCACTTCCCGTAGTACGCGTTGTAGATCGAGATCGTCGACTTGTTGCCCTTCTTGTCGGCGATCTTGGCGTGGAACGAGATCCCCTTGCCCTTGGCCGGGTTCGTGACCGCGATCTTGCCGTCCTTGACGGTGACCTTCTTCCACGTCTGGCCGTAGTCGTACGACACGTACACCGACAGGGACTTCAGGTTCGAGCCCGCCGCCGAGCCCTGCACGGTCACCGGGACGGAGACCTTCTTGTCGGCCGGGACCCTGCTGTCCAGTCCGACGGCCGCGTCGAAGCGGATCGCCGACGCGGGCAGCTTGGCCAGGTCTGCCTTCTTGGAGCGGAAGGTCCAGCTGGCGTCGACGCGGGTGGAGGCCGCGGCGACCTTGACGCTGCGCTTGATCGAGGTGGTCAGCTTGTACGCGGCGTCACCGGCCGGAACCTTGAAGGTGCCCTCACCGACCAGCGGGTCGCTGTTCGAGCCGACCTTGGCGCCGTTGCGGTAGAGCGTCGTGGTGACCGCCGAGTAGAGCGACGAACCGGCGTGGGACTTGCCGTCGGCGAACAGCGGCAGATAGCCGTAGATGCCGTTGCCCTCGCGGTAGAGGCCGAAGTCGCCGCCCACGCGCGGGCCGAAGACCCCCGCGTTGAAGGTCTTCTCGTAGCTCTTACCGGCCTTGAAGGTCTGCGGAGTACCGAGCATGTATTCGGCCTCGACGATCGGGAAGCCGTCTTCGTCGAGCCCGCCGTGCTGCTCGAAATCGAGCTTCCACTTCACCCCGCCCGCGGTGGACAGGTGCAGCGTGCGCGTGCCGGGCAGCGTCTGCTGGATCCCGGTCGGAAAGTAGCCTGGACTACCAGGCAGCTTGCCCTCGGCGAAGATCGCGCCCTTCTTGCCGCTCGACGAGGCGCCCAGACCGGTCTTCACCGTGGCCAGTTCGCTCGCCTTGTAGTGCTTGGTGTAGCCGGTGGCGAGCTGCTTGACCTTGCCGCCGGCGAGGGTGTCGTACTCCTCGGCGGGCTTGGTCCAGAGACCGGCCCAGTCCTGGTACAGGGTGCCGTCGGTGACCTGCGGGCCGGCGTGCGCGGTACGGAAGTTGGCGTACGAGTCCAGCCACCAGCCGAACCCCTCGCTGCCGTACGCCGTGCCGACGGTGTAGGTCGGCCAGACGGCCCCCGACTTCGCCGCCGCGTCGGGCACGGTGATGTCCACCGGCTTGGCGGTCCGCGCGTCCACCGTGATCGTGGCCTTCTTGGTGACGCTCAGCTTCGGCTGCGCCACCCAGTCGATACCCTTGGCGGCGTCCTCCGGGTCGACCAGGATCCCGGTGTTGAAGATGTAACCGCCCCTGGGAACACGGACCTTGACGGTGCCGGACTCGTCGTAGGGCGAGTAGTACTTGTCCTGCGCGAGCCCGGAGACACCGACCAGCTTGGCGCTGTAGTACTTCGCCGGGTTGCCGTCACGGCCGAGGAACTTCAGCGTGAGGTCGTACGCCTCCGCCTCGCGCTGTACCGCCGCGGCTGTGCGTACGCTCTGGCCGCCGTCGGTCGCGGTCACGTACGCGGAGTAGGTTCCGTCGAGCGTGCCGCCCAGCCTGGTGTCGGCCGTGAGGTCGGCGGAGGCCGTGCCGCCCGCCGGGACGGTCAGCATCTTGGTGGCGAGTGTGAAGAAGCCGGCCGGTGCGGCCTGCCCCTTCGGGTCGGTACCCGCCACCGCCAGATTCAAGGTGACATCGCTGGTGCCGAGATTGCGATACGTGACCTCCTTGGTGACCGGGGTGTCATCGGTGTGCGGCCACTGCGCGACGCCGAAACTCACCGACGACGGCTCGGCGACCACACTCTGTCTGATGGCCTGGTCGACCTGGATCCGCCCCGAACCCTGCTGGAACGGCGTGTACTTACCGCCCTTCGCCGAACCGGTCAACGCACCCTTCAACTCGGCATACGTCCACTCGGGATGCTGCTGCTTCAGGATCGCCGCGGCGCCCGCGACGTGCGGGGTGGCCATCGACGTACCCGAGATGGTCACGTAGCCGGGGGGCTTCTCGCCCACCTCGCGGGCTATGACGCTGCCCGGGGCCGAGGCGGCCGTGGTGTCCACGCCGGGTGCGGTCACGTCGGGCTTGATCTGCCCGTCGAGGCCGGGGCCCGTACTGGAGAAGTCTGCCAGCTTGTCCGTG
This sequence is a window from Streptomyces ortus. Protein-coding genes within it:
- a CDS encoding S8 family serine peptidase, which gives rise to MRRACAATIATAAAVALAAGMTSPASAEPERRTGAPAVQTAPKHRITLITGDRVVIDAKGRFVGLERAKGREAIPVQIRKTDGHTLVVPADAALLIAGGKLDQRLFDVTELNKSAIRKAQKQGLKLIVGYRGAAAAAKADVRDAGDTKVRRTLTSLNADAVLTPRGDAPDLWAAVTDTRPGGASTASGIAHVWLDGVRKASLDKSVKQIGADKAWAAGYNGKGVKIAVLDTGVDATHPDLKEQVVGEKNFSTSPDATDKYGHGTHVASIAAGTGAKSAGTYKGVAPGAKLLNGKVLDDDGYGEDSGILAGMDWAAEQGADVVNLSLGGGDTPEIDPLEAQVNKLSKEKGILFAIAAGNDGGEQTIGSPGSAEAALTVGAVDDTDKLADFSSTGPGLDGQIKPDVTAPGVDTTAASAPGSVIAREVGEKPPGYVTISGTSMATPHVAGAAAILKQQHPEWTYAELKGALTGSAKGGKYTPFQQGSGRIQVDQAIRQSVVAEPSSVSFGVAQWPHTDDTPVTKEVTYRNLGTSDVTLNLAVAGTDPKGQAAPAGFFTLATKMLTVPAGGTASADLTADTRLGGTLDGTYSAYVTATDGGQSVRTAAAVQREAEAYDLTLKFLGRDGNPAKYYSAKLVGVSGLAQDKYYSPYDESGTVKVRVPRGGYIFNTGILVDPEDAAKGIDWVAQPKLSVTKKATITVDARTAKPVDITVPDAAAKSGAVWPTYTVGTAYGSEGFGWWLDSYANFRTAHAGPQVTDGTLYQDWAGLWTKPAEEYDTLAGGKVKQLATGYTKHYKASELATVKTGLGASSSGKKGAIFAEGKLPGSPGYFPTGIQQTLPGTRTLHLSTAGGVKWKLDFEQHGGLDEDGFPIVEAEYMLGTPQTFKAGKSYEKTFNAGVFGPRVGGDFGLYREGNGIYGYLPLFADGKSHAGSSLYSAVTTTLYRNGAKVGSNSDPLVGEGTFKVPAGDAAYKLTTSIKRSVKVAAASTRVDASWTFRSKKADLAKLPASAIRFDAAVGLDSRVPADKKVSVPVTVQGSAAGSNLKSLSVYVSYDYGQTWKKVTVKDGKIAVTNPAKGKGISFHAKIADKKGNKSTISIYNAYYGK